The genomic stretch GTGAACACGCGCACGCCGATGCCGATGGATTCCGCGCGCACCAGCGTCTCGACCTGTTTCCGCGCCACTTCGATTTCAAGGTCTACGCTGCGCGCAAAGAAAATCTCCGCTTCGGCGGCGCCGAGATGCAGCGCGGCGTCAATCGCCTGTTCAATGCCCGGGCGATCCATGACTATTTCCCGGACTTGGCGGCATCGGCCAATGTTTTCGCGAACGCGCCGACTTTCGACGGCATGTCGGGAACATCGCCCAGCCGGCCGATCAGGCGGACAATCGCGCTGCCCACGATCACGCCGTCGGCGTATCCGGCCACCTCGGCGGATTGCTCCGGCGTCGAAATGCCGAAGCCGACCGCGACGGGCAGCGATGCGTGACGCTTGATTGCGGCGACCATTTCGGACACCGACGTTTCGATATCCGCGCGTTCGCCGGTCACGCCGGTTCGTGATACGTAGTAGATGAATCCGCTCGATTGCCGTGCGATGAGCGCGATACGTTCCGGCGAACTCGTCGGCGCAATCAGAAAGATCGTGGCGATGCCGCGCGCATCGAGCAGCCGCTTGTACCCCTCTGCTTCTTCCGGAGGCAGGTCCACGCACAGCACGCCGTCCACGCCCGCGTCCGCTGCGTCGTTCGCAAAGGCCTCGAGGCCGTATGCCAACACCGGGTTCACATAGGTGAACAAAACCAGCGGAACCTGTGTCCGAGCGCGCATCTTCTTCACGCGCGCGATGATCTTGCGCAGGCTTGTTCCATGGGCAAGGGCGCGCTGCGCCGCTTCCTGGTTCACGACGCCGTCGGCCACAGGATCCGAAAACGGCACGCCGAGTTCGATGACATCCGATCCCGCGCGTTCAAGTTCAGCGACGAGTTCTTCCGTGGCGTCGAGCGTCGGATCGCCCGCGGTAATGTACGGAATAAAGGCCGGTTCATGCCGCTGGGCCAGTTCCTGAAAACGTTTTTCAATGCGATTATTCTTCATGGATCGATCTCGTCAAGGGTTCAAAGCCTTGGAAAACCTCTTCCTCGCGAGAAGAAGTTTCCCCGGAAATTCCTGTCATGACGGCAATAGCCATGATTCAAAATACCTCGCCGGGCAGAATGAACCGGGCGGCCTGCTGCACGTCCTTGTCGCCACGTCCGGACATGTTTACGATGACGATGGCGTCCTTGGGCATTTTGGGCACGACCTTCGCCGCATGCGCGATCGCGTGGGCGCTTTCGAGCGCCGGGATAATTCCCTCGAGGCGGCTTGAAAGTTGAAAGGCCTCCAATGCCTCGTCATCCGTCGCGTACACGTATTCGACGCGTCCACTCTTGAAAAAGTGGGCATGTTCCGGCCCCACGCTGGCATAGTCGAGACCCGCCGAGACGCTGTGCGTGCCGAGGATCTGCCCGTCGTCGTCCTGCAGGACAAAACTGTACGCGCCCTGCAGCATGCCTTCGCGTCCACCCGCGAACCGCGCGGCATGTTCGCCGCCCGCGATGCCGCGCCCGCCCGCCTCGACGCCGATCATTTTGACCGACGGTTCGCCGAGGAAATCGAAGAACAGGCCGATCGAATTGCTGCCGCCGCCGACGCACGCGATAAGCAGGTCCGGCAGGCGCTTTTCGGCGTCGAACAACTGTCGGCGCGCCTCGCGCCCGATGACGCTCTGAAAATCGCGGCAGATCAGCGGGAACGGGTGCGGCCCATGCACCGTGCCGAGCACATAATGGGTGTGGCCGACATTCGTCACCCAGTCGCGCAGCGCCTCGTTGATCGCGTCCTTGAGCGTCTTGCTGCCGGAGGAAACGGGGATCACACGCGAACCGAGCAGGCGCATGCGGAAGACGTTCAATTTCTGCCGTTCGATGTCTTCCGTGCCCATGTAGATGTCGCATTCGAGGCCGAGCAGCGCGGCGGCGGTGGCCGTCGCGACGCCGTGTTGCCCCGCGCCGGTTTCCGCGATTAGGCGTCGCTTGCCCATCCGTTGGGCGAGCAACGCCTGGCCCAGCGCGTTGTTGATTTTGTGCGCGCCGGTGTGCGCGAGATCTTCGCGCTTGAAATACACCTTCGCGCCCCCCAGATGGTCAGTAAAGCGCTTCGCGAAATACAGCGGCGTCGGGCGTCCGATATATGTGGCCTGATAATCGCGCAACGCGGCCTGGAAGGCCGGGTCGGCCTGGGCGTCCGCGTAGGCGCGTTCGAGTTCGTCGAGCGCGCACATCAGCGTTTCCGGCACGTATTTGCCGCCGTACGCGCCGTAGCGTCCACGCGCGTCAGGATAGCGGTAATCGGGCTTGTCGGATGAATTCACGGATTCGCTCATGATCTTTCTTTCCAGGGGCGCACTCGACGCCGCCCGATGTGTCCACCGCATAGGGGCGGACGGTTCGTATGGCTTCGGCCACGTTTTCGGGCGTCAATCCGCCGGCCAGAATCACCGGGCGGCCCAGTTCAACCACACGCCGCGCCACATCCCAGTCGCACGTCGTCCCCGTGCCGCCGTGCGCGTTCGGTGCGCCGGCGTCGAGAAGGATCGCGGCGTCCGGATACGCCCGCACATCGCCCGGATCGAAGGTCCCGAACACGTGAAACACCTTGATCAGGCGTCCGGGAAATCCGGCACAGTCTTCCGGCGGTTCCTGGCCGCACAGTTGCACATAGTCGAGAAACGACAGGTACTCGGCCCACCGTTCCGGCGGTTCGTTCACACATACGGCGACGGCGTCAACGAAGGGCGGCATCTTTTCGACGATGCGCAGGGCGGCGTCGGGTGCGATGTAACGGTTTCGCGCGCGCGCCTCGGGCGCGAACACGAAACCCAGCGCGTCCGCGCCGGCGTCACATGCCGTCATCGCGTCGTCGTAGTTCGTAATTCCGCAAATTTTAATCCGCATCGTTGCCCAGCAACTCCCGTATCTTCGCGGCAATGTCCGGACTCGTCATCAATGCCTCGCCGACCAGTATCGCGTCCACGCCGGCATCTTCCAACATCCGCACGTGATCGCGCGTGTGGATGCCGCTTTCACTTACCAGCGCCAGCCCAGCCGGCGCCACCCGCTTGAGCCGCAGCGTGGTTTCCAAGTCAATGGCCAGCGTGTCGAGGTCGCGGTTGTTGATCCCGATAATATGCGCACCGGCGGCGACGGCGCGGTCCATTTCGGCTTCGTCGTGCGTTTCGACCAGCGCGTCCATGCCCAGTTCATGCGCGAGCGCCAGATAATCCTTCAGTTGCGCGTCCGACAGGATGCGTACGATCAGCAGTATCGCGTCCGCGCCATGCGCCCGCGCCTCGTAAACCTGGTATTCATCCAGGACGAAGTCTTTGCGAAGACACGGGATTTTCACGTTCCGCCGGACATTCGACAAGTCCTCCAATGAACCGTCGAAATACTGCGTGTCCGTCAGAACGGATATCGCGCGCGCGCCGAATCGTTCATATAAACCCGCGAGTTCGACCGGATTCGCGCCCGCCGCCATGACGCCCTTCGAGGGTGATTTTCGCTTGATTTCGGCTATCAGACTCATTCCCGGACAGCGCAAAGCCGCATGGAACCCGCGTGGCGGTTCGATAGAAGACATCGCCTCCACCAGCCGGGACAGGGACGCTTCCGTTTTTGCGCGTTCGACTTCCGCGCGTTTGTTTGCACAAATCGCGTCAAGAACCATGGCTCAACCGAATCATGTGTTGCAGCGCGGTCCATGCGGCGCCGGAGTCTATCGAGGCCGCCGCCACCGCGATTCCGTCATCCCACTTTTCCGCCATTTTACCCGCGATGATCGCCGGCGCGGCATTCAACAACACAATATCCCGGCGCGGGCCGCGTTCCCCCCGCAGGACGCGCTTCAGAATCGCGGCGTTGGTTTCGGCATCGCCGCCGAGGATTGCGTTGCGCCCGGCACGGGCCAGCCCAAACGCGCGGGGGTCCACTTCGTAGCAGCGAATCGTGCCGTCATGCGCTTCGGCTACGCGGGACGGCCCCGAAAGCGTCAATTCGTCCAACCCGTCGGACCCGGCGCACACGAAGGCATGCCGCGATCCCAATTGCGCCAGCACCTGCGCCAGCGGCTCGACCAGCGACGCGTCGAACACGCCCATGATTTGCCCGCACGCGCCCGCCGGATTCGTCAAGGGGCCAAGGATGTTGAACACGGTCCGGATCTTGAGATCCGACCGAACCGGCGCGACGTGCCGCATTGCGCCGTGCAATTTCCGCGCGAACAGGAATCCAATCCCCGCCTCGTCTATGCAGCGCCCTACCGTTTCGGGTTCCGCCTCGATGTTCGCGCCAAGCGCCTCGAGCACGTCCGCGCTGCCGCACCGGCTCGTTGCGCTGCGATTACCGTGTTTCGCCACCGCCACGCCCGCCCCCGCCGCCACGAAGGCCGCAGCCGTCGAAATGTTGAACGAGCCGGAATGGTCGCCGCCCGTTCCGCACGTGTCCACCAGCGGACGTCGCGTTGTGGGCACCCGCGTCGCCATCGCGCGCATGACTTCCGCGAATCCGGTGATTTCGTCTACCGTCTCGCCCTTCATGGCCAGCGCGACGAGAAATCCGCCGATCAGCGCGGGCGCCGTTTCGCCCGACATGATCGCGCGCATGGCGTTCGCGGCCTGTTCCCGCGTCAAATGCTTCCGCCGGACGACGGAAGCGATACATTCCTGGAGCATGTTGTCTGCTCTCCGTTTGCGGACAATCGGAAAGGACGGCCCGCCCTGCATTCGGAAAAGCGAACTCTAGCAACCGCGTCCGCGCCTTGTCAATCGGCTCATTGCAGGCGGGTGCGCCGTGTGGTACGCTTGAACCGGCATGATAGAGATTCTTCGCAAGGCATACCGGCTCGTTCGCTACGGGAATCGGATGGCGCGGCTGTTGCGCTTGGCGAACATGGCCGAAATCCGATGGCAGCGGCGGCGTCTGCTGACGCATCCGCCCTTTCTGTGTCTGGATCCGGGGCCCGTCTGCAACCTCCGGTGCCTGAGTTGCCCGACGGGCGACGGAACCTCGCTGCTTGCCAAGGAATTCCTCGAACCGGACACGTTCGAGCGCATCGTGAAGAACATCCGGCTCGATCGGCTGGTTCACGTAAACCTTTACCGGCTCGGCGAGCCGTTGTTGAACAGGCATCTGGCGGAATACATCCGTTTCTTTGCGGACCGCGGCATCTTTACATCCATCAGCGTCAATTTTTCCGCGAAGGACTACGACGACGATTACCTTGCGGCGCTGTGCCGGTCGGGACTGGACGAAATGGTGGTCAGCGTGGACGGCACGACGCAGGAAACCTACGAGAAATACCGGATCGGCGGCCATCTTGAACGCGTGTTGGGGAATCTGCGGCGGATGGCGGCCGTAAAACGTTCCATGGGCTTGTACAAACCCCACGTGGTCTACAAAATGCTCCTGAACCGTTTCAACCAGCACCAAGTGGACGAAGCCCGGAAACTCGCCGCATCGGTGGACGCGGAATTCTACCAGCCGCATTTTTTCTGGACGCCGCAGGGAGACGAGGACACATGGACGGCGGACGAGTTTCGCGCGCGCTACGGCGACACGCCGCAGACCTATCTCGAAACCGACAGCCGGCACCGGTACGTGGACACCGAATGCCGCCAGCTTTGGAACACGTTGCAGGTCAACGCGAACGGCGACGTTTTCCCGTGCTGCTTTTATGTGGACCCGTCCGTGGCGGTGGGCAATCTGCTGTACGATTCCGCGGAATCCATCTGGAACGGCGATCGCATGCGTTGCCTGCGCGGTTATGTGGTGGACCGGGAGGCGCCGCCGCCCCCGTTTCCCAACCGTTGTGCGGGGTGTTCGCACCGGTTCTGCACCTACTGGAATAAAGAACGTCCGTGATCCGCTGAAAAACGACGTTTCCGCCGCTGGCAGGACGAGGTGAAAAATTCAAACGCGGGATAGTTGCAAATTTCGGGAAGAGGGTGTATAGAAGAGGCAGGTCGTGGTAAACAGGGAGGAATGATCCATGAAACGGAAGGGCTTCACACTCATCGAACTGCTGGTCGTCATCGCCATCATAGGCATCCTGGCGGCGATTCTGCTGCCCGCGCTGGCGCGCGCGCGCGAGTCGGCCCGGCGTTCGTCTTGCCAGAACAACCTCAAACAGATGGGGGTGATCTTCAAGATGTACGCCAACGAAAATCCCGCACAGAAATTCCCGCCCATCGGCGGCTATCCGAGTTGGGACGGCCCTCCGGGCGCAGATCCCGACACCAATTGCAACGGACATTACGACTATCCGGCGGTCGGCCCGTCGGGCAAGGCGATTTATCCGGAATACCTGACGGACATCAACGTCCTCAATTGTCCCTCCAGCGGCCGCCAGGTGAAGGTCAAGGCCTTGGGCGACGACGAGATCGCGGAAGAGCCCGGCTGCGAAAGATACCGGGGCGAAATCGCCCAGACCGACATCAGCTATTTTTATCTGGGTTTCGTGATTGACAAATGCAGCCCGAAGGGGTTGACGCCTACCGAAGATCCCATGGTCGTCTCGTTGACCATTCAGGACAAGAACCTGTTTGTAACCGAGCAATTGGTGTCCTTGCATGCCAAGGTTTCCCTTAATCCGCAGGGATGGGAGCCGGGGCGCGTGGAAAGCGATTCAGACGCCAAGGGGCCGTTGGTCTATCCGGGTTCGGGCAACGGCGGCGCCAATGCGCTCCACGAGGGAGGCGATGTCATCTACCGTCTGCGCGAAGGCATCGAGCGGTTCATGATTACCGACATCAACAATCCGGCCTCGACCGCGCGTGCGCAGAGCGCCATCATCATCATGGCGGACCTGATTTCGAACACGGGAAGCGACACGCTGTTCAACCATATTCCCGGCGGCGCGAACGTGCTTTATCTCGACGGGCACGTCGAATTTCAGCGCTATACCATGCTGGGCGATGCGCCGGCGAACGGCGTCGTGGCCAATCTGATCGGATTGCTCGCGCGGCCATAAAGGTTTACGCAAATATACTTAACGAGATGCGTGCCCTCTTCCACAACGTCGGCATCGCCGCATGACAACATAGACCATTCCGTGTCGATGCGGACGCGGTAAGGGGCTAGGTTCACGCTGCGGTCACATAGTCGATCAATTTACGGACGTTCTCGGGATTGGTTTCATAGGGCAGCGCCCCGGTGCCGAGACAGACGTTTGGGCGGCCCTGCACGAGGCTCAATAGGCGATCCGCATCGGCTTGGATGCAATCCCACGGTCCCGCCGCGATGACGCGCAGATCGCCGTTGACACGGATGCGAACATCGGTCCGGTTCCGGACTTTCGCGAGAAACTTCGGCTGATTCGTCTCGAATGGACACACCAGATAACCCGTTCCGGTTTCAAGCATGATTTCGACGATGGGTTCGGTATTGCCCCCGATGATGCAGGGGACGGGATGGCCCACGATACGCGCGATCCGGCACATGACTTCCTTGAGCGCGGGCAGTTCGACGCGCCGGAACAGTTCGGGCGACAGCATCGGCGGGCAGGCGGCGGACTCGAAGAACGCGACGTCCACGCCGGCCTCCTTGATGGCATCCGCAAACGCCGCTTGGCCGTCAACAAGGTGCAGCAGCGCCCCGGCGACGGCATCCGGTTCGACAGCCGCTTCGTACAGCAGCGCGTCGAATCCTACAAGGTTGCTGGCAATCGAAAACGGACCGCTGACCGGAACGCGGATATCGGCTTCGGGAAAAGTCTCGCGCAACCGGCGCGCCGCGGCGATCTGCATCGGGATGCGCCCGTCGCGTCCGGGATGAAGCGGCGGCAGCGCGAGCAGCGCGCGCGTCGAGTCGAAGATGTGCCTACCGATGGCCGGGATGTTCTCGCCGATGGGCCGCTCGACTACTGCACCGTAGGCTTCGGGTTCGAGATTGTAAATGTCGATGCCCGGCATGATCGGCGTCTGCCGGTAATAGCGGTACGCCTCCGCGTGGGCCTCGAAGAGCAACTCGCCATCGCGCGACACCTCCCACGGCGTGCGCCCGATGAAACGCGCCGCATGCTCGTAAACGCTTGGCGAAATATCCACGGCTATTCCTTTGTGAACCGGTCTCTCAGTGTGCGCCACACCGCGAAAGACTGGCTGAGATGCACGCGCGGATCGCCTGGAATCAAATAACACTGCAACCCGACAGGGCCTTTGTAGCCAGCGTTGCGAAACGCCTTCAAAACGTTGAAGTACGTGTCGATCTTCTCTTCTTGGAGCGGCCCGATGTTGTGCGGCCCGATATCGCCGTTGATCGACATGACGAGCATGCGCGGAGCCAGTAGCCGCGCGACTTCTTCGATGGGCCGCTTGCGTTCGCCGAGGGCGTTCCAGTGAAACAGGTTGAACGAGGTGCCGAAATTGGGCCGGTCTACCTTGTCCGCCAGCCGCGCGGTATCTTCAGGCGATTCGACCCACAAATTGATGTGCGGATACGGCGCGACGCACACGCCAAACGGCGCGGCCATGTCCGCGATCTTGCGGAAAATCGGCACGGCGAATTCGTCGCCTGCGGGATCGGATGGTTTGAAGCGTTTGCTGTGCGTGTTGCACCACAGCACGGTTCCACGCCCCTTGAGCAACGGCAACATCTCGGCAAGCCGCGGATTGAACGGCGTTTCATCCGGATCGATCTTCACCGTGAAATAGATCGTGAACAGTTTCAGTTTGTGCCGATCCAGCGCCTGAAGCGTGGTCTCGAGATCGTCCAGATCGCGGTTGTCGAATCCGTCGAATCCGATGTCCTTCAGGATTTTCACCTGCTCTTCGACGGAAGCCGGCCCGCCCGATTCCATGCTGTTCTTGAACGCGAAAAATGAATTCATGGGAACTCCGTGCGTTTGTGCGGGCGCAATTGCCGTCATGGCAAGAACTCCTATCGTGATTGCGAGACGGAATTCGACTATCGCGTGTGGGTATGAACGTGGTGCTGGTTGCCGCGCATGGATCGAGGGGCGGCGATTACGATTACGAGCACGAGCACCGCAGAGCATCGGCATCACCCTTTCATCCAATCGCCGCGAATGGGGCGTTCGAGCAACGCGTTGGCCGCATCGTCGTTGGTGAACCGTTCGGCCTTGGGATCCCATTGGAGTTTGTGACCGCGTTGAATCGCGATATGCGCGATTTGGCCGAGCGAACACGTGCGGTGTCCGATCTCCGCGTCGCACATGACGGGTTCGCCGGTCAGGATGCCGTTGATGAAATCTTCTTTGTCCATCCGCTTCGGAAGATGAATGTCGCTATCCTTCAACTTCGTCTTCAACAACGCATTCGAACTTGCCGTCAGCCCTTCCTTGTGGGCGCCGCCCGAAAACCACGTGCTCTGAATCCAGCCCTCTTCGCCCTCGAATCGGACGTACGGCGCGTCGCTCGTGCTGTAGTCGATTTCGATGCCGTCCGCGAAACGGAACCGCGCTTTGAAATTCAACAGGACATTCCACAATCCCGACCCCGGTTTCGGGTATTCGCCCGTCCCTTCGACCTCGACCGGTCCCGTCCGCTCCGTATCGTGCGCCAACTGTGCGACGTCCAGCAGATGCGTGCCCCAGTTCGTGATCATGCCTTCGCACGTGTCCCGGCAGCGCATCCAACCCGGCCGGTCGAGCGACTTCCGCGGATGGACCCGGTCCAGCGTGTACGGCTTCAAGGGGGCCGGACCAAGCCACAGGTCGTAGTCCAGTTCTTCGGGCACCGGCATTTCATTTGCATTGCCGCCCGGCTCATCCCCCGCCGGCACCGTCGCCTCGATCCGTTTCAGTTTGCCGATGTACCCGTTGCGCACCAGTTCCGCCGCCTTCACCATATACGCGTTCGACCGGCACTCGGTATCTGTGCGAAACACGACCTTGCGATCGCGCACCGCATCGGCCAGCACGCGCCCTTCGGCCACCGAAAGCGTCAGCGGTTTCTCGCA from Candidatus Hydrogenedentota bacterium encodes the following:
- a CDS encoding phosphoribosylanthranilate isomerase, whose protein sequence is MRIKICGITNYDDAMTACDAGADALGFVFAPEARARNRYIAPDAALRIVEKMPPFVDAVAVCVNEPPERWAEYLSFLDYVQLCGQEPPEDCAGFPGRLIKVFHVFGTFDPGDVRAYPDAAILLDAGAPNAHGGTGTTCDWDVARRVVELGRPVILAGGLTPENVAEAIRTVRPYAVDTSGGVECAPGKKDHERIREFIRQARLPLS
- the trpD gene encoding anthranilate phosphoribosyltransferase — protein: MLQECIASVVRRKHLTREQAANAMRAIMSGETAPALIGGFLVALAMKGETVDEITGFAEVMRAMATRVPTTRRPLVDTCGTGGDHSGSFNISTAAAFVAAGAGVAVAKHGNRSATSRCGSADVLEALGANIEAEPETVGRCIDEAGIGFLFARKLHGAMRHVAPVRSDLKIRTVFNILGPLTNPAGACGQIMGVFDASLVEPLAQVLAQLGSRHAFVCAGSDGLDELTLSGPSRVAEAHDGTIRCYEVDPRAFGLARAGRNAILGGDAETNAAILKRVLRGERGPRRDIVLLNAAPAIIAGKMAEKWDDGIAVAAASIDSGAAWTALQHMIRLSHGS
- a CDS encoding TIM barrel protein, with translation MNSFFAFKNSMESGGPASVEEQVKILKDIGFDGFDNRDLDDLETTLQALDRHKLKLFTIYFTVKIDPDETPFNPRLAEMLPLLKGRGTVLWCNTHSKRFKPSDPAGDEFAVPIFRKIADMAAPFGVCVAPYPHINLWVESPEDTARLADKVDRPNFGTSFNLFHWNALGERKRPIEEVARLLAPRMLVMSINGDIGPHNIGPLQEEKIDTYFNVLKAFRNAGYKGPVGLQCYLIPGDPRVHLSQSFAVWRTLRDRFTKE
- a CDS encoding uroporphyrinogen decarboxylase family protein gives rise to the protein MDISPSVYEHAARFIGRTPWEVSRDGELLFEAHAEAYRYYRQTPIMPGIDIYNLEPEAYGAVVERPIGENIPAIGRHIFDSTRALLALPPLHPGRDGRIPMQIAAARRLRETFPEADIRVPVSGPFSIASNLVGFDALLYEAAVEPDAVAGALLHLVDGQAAFADAIKEAGVDVAFFESAACPPMLSPELFRRVELPALKEVMCRIARIVGHPVPCIIGGNTEPIVEIMLETGTGYLVCPFETNQPKFLAKVRNRTDVRIRVNGDLRVIAAGPWDCIQADADRLLSLVQGRPNVCLGTGALPYETNPENVRKLIDYVTAA
- the trpB gene encoding tryptophan synthase subunit beta, which translates into the protein MSESVNSSDKPDYRYPDARGRYGAYGGKYVPETLMCALDELERAYADAQADPAFQAALRDYQATYIGRPTPLYFAKRFTDHLGGAKVYFKREDLAHTGAHKINNALGQALLAQRMGKRRLIAETGAGQHGVATATAAALLGLECDIYMGTEDIERQKLNVFRMRLLGSRVIPVSSGSKTLKDAINEALRDWVTNVGHTHYVLGTVHGPHPFPLICRDFQSVIGREARRQLFDAEKRLPDLLIACVGGGSNSIGLFFDFLGEPSVKMIGVEAGGRGIAGGEHAARFAGGREGMLQGAYSFVLQDDDGQILGTHSVSAGLDYASVGPEHAHFFKSGRVEYVYATDDEALEAFQLSSRLEGIIPALESAHAIAHAAKVVPKMPKDAIVIVNMSGRGDKDVQQAARFILPGEVF
- a CDS encoding DUF1559 domain-containing protein, with protein sequence MKRKGFTLIELLVVIAIIGILAAILLPALARARESARRSSCQNNLKQMGVIFKMYANENPAQKFPPIGGYPSWDGPPGADPDTNCNGHYDYPAVGPSGKAIYPEYLTDINVLNCPSSGRQVKVKALGDDEIAEEPGCERYRGEIAQTDISYFYLGFVIDKCSPKGLTPTEDPMVVSLTIQDKNLFVTEQLVSLHAKVSLNPQGWEPGRVESDSDAKGPLVYPGSGNGGANALHEGGDVIYRLREGIERFMITDINNPASTARAQSAIIIMADLISNTGSDTLFNHIPGGANVLYLDGHVEFQRYTMLGDAPANGVVANLIGLLARP
- the trpC gene encoding indole-3-glycerol phosphate synthase TrpC, coding for MVLDAICANKRAEVERAKTEASLSRLVEAMSSIEPPRGFHAALRCPGMSLIAEIKRKSPSKGVMAAGANPVELAGLYERFGARAISVLTDTQYFDGSLEDLSNVRRNVKIPCLRKDFVLDEYQVYEARAHGADAILLIVRILSDAQLKDYLALAHELGMDALVETHDEAEMDRAVAAGAHIIGINNRDLDTLAIDLETTLRLKRVAPAGLALVSESGIHTRDHVRMLEDAGVDAILVGEALMTSPDIAAKIRELLGNDAD
- a CDS encoding Gfo/Idh/MocA family oxidoreductase, which translates into the protein MPMSKTAGRISRRGAMKAMAATAVPMILPSRVFGADAPSKRIAVAMIGMGRQAMYANLKPFLFSEQCAVVAVCDPDAWRLNEAKQAVDTHYGNSDCKAYRDYREVLARDDIDAIMNSTPDHWHVPISLAAVRRGKHVSCEKPLTLSVAEGRVLADAVRDRKVVFRTDTECRSNAYMVKAAELVRNGYIGKLKRIEATVPAGDEPGGNANEMPVPEELDYDLWLGPAPLKPYTLDRVHPRKSLDRPGWMRCRDTCEGMITNWGTHLLDVAQLAHDTERTGPVEVEGTGEYPKPGSGLWNVLLNFKARFRFADGIEIDYSTSDAPYVRFEGEEGWIQSTWFSGGAHKEGLTASSNALLKTKLKDSDIHLPKRMDKEDFINGILTGEPVMCDAEIGHRTCSLGQIAHIAIQRGHKLQWDPKAERFTNDDAANALLERPIRGDWMKG
- the trpA gene encoding tryptophan synthase subunit alpha, which gives rise to MKNNRIEKRFQELAQRHEPAFIPYITAGDPTLDATEELVAELERAGSDVIELGVPFSDPVADGVVNQEAAQRALAHGTSLRKIIARVKKMRARTQVPLVLFTYVNPVLAYGLEAFANDAADAGVDGVLCVDLPPEEAEGYKRLLDARGIATIFLIAPTSSPERIALIARQSSGFIYYVSRTGVTGERADIETSVSEMVAAIKRHASLPVAVGFGISTPEQSAEVAGYADGVIVGSAIVRLIGRLGDVPDMPSKVGAFAKTLADAAKSGK
- a CDS encoding radical SAM protein, which gives rise to MIEILRKAYRLVRYGNRMARLLRLANMAEIRWQRRRLLTHPPFLCLDPGPVCNLRCLSCPTGDGTSLLAKEFLEPDTFERIVKNIRLDRLVHVNLYRLGEPLLNRHLAEYIRFFADRGIFTSISVNFSAKDYDDDYLAALCRSGLDEMVVSVDGTTQETYEKYRIGGHLERVLGNLRRMAAVKRSMGLYKPHVVYKMLLNRFNQHQVDEARKLAASVDAEFYQPHFFWTPQGDEDTWTADEFRARYGDTPQTYLETDSRHRYVDTECRQLWNTLQVNANGDVFPCCFYVDPSVAVGNLLYDSAESIWNGDRMRCLRGYVVDREAPPPPFPNRCAGCSHRFCTYWNKERP